A stretch of Abyssogena phaseoliformis symbiont OG214 DNA encodes these proteins:
- the gorA gene encoding glutathione-disulfide reductase, giving the protein MTKNYDMIAIGAGSGGLSAVERASEYGKKCLVIEVKTIGGTCVNVGCVPKKVMWFAANTATQINSAQGFGFDIEVKNFSWKKLKQGRDNYIKGITNWYDCYLEKLGIDYIHGFGKLVDKNTVSVNGEEYTADHIVLSPGGEPSIPNIEGAKYGITSDGFFELEALPKKVAVIGGGYIGVELAGVLNALGSEVEIFGRADTLLRGFDPMIQQALDKDYTAHGITLHHSTTIDEVSADKTIFTNHGEFSGFDQIIWAVGRDPMTQHLGLENTGVKSDQHGFIPTDKFQVTNVDNIFALGDATGRTPLTPVAIAAGRRLSDRLYNNMTDRHLDCSNISTVVFSHPPIGTIGLTEIEANKEFDKVKIYKSEFTPMADALLNHKTTTALKLVCVGDDEKVVGCHIMGHGADEMLQGFAVAIKMGATKKQFDDTVAIHPTSAEELVTLR; this is encoded by the coding sequence ATGACAAAAAATTATGATATGATTGCAATTGGTGCAGGTTCCGGTGGTCTTTCAGCCGTTGAACGCGCCAGTGAATACGGCAAAAAATGCTTAGTCATTGAGGTAAAAACCATTGGTGGCACTTGTGTGAATGTCGGTTGTGTGCCTAAAAAAGTGATGTGGTTTGCCGCCAATACTGCAACACAGATTAACAGCGCCCAAGGCTTTGGTTTTGATATTGAGGTTAAAAATTTCTCATGGAAAAAACTCAAACAAGGGCGCGATAACTATATCAAAGGTATTACCAACTGGTATGACTGCTATTTAGAAAAATTAGGGATTGATTATATTCATGGCTTTGGCAAATTAGTGGATAAAAACACGGTGTCTGTCAATGGTGAAGAATATACCGCTGACCATATCGTGCTTTCTCCAGGTGGTGAGCCATCTATTCCGAATATTGAAGGTGCCAAATATGGCATTACTTCAGATGGTTTTTTTGAATTAGAAGCATTACCCAAAAAAGTAGCGGTTATCGGTGGTGGCTATATCGGCGTTGAACTAGCTGGCGTATTGAATGCACTCGGCAGCGAAGTTGAGATTTTCGGCAGAGCCGATACCTTATTGCGTGGTTTTGACCCGATGATTCAACAAGCCTTGGATAAAGACTATACCGCTCACGGTATTACCCTTCATCACAGCACTACGATTGATGAAGTTTCAGCCGATAAAACGATATTTACTAATCACGGTGAATTCAGTGGTTTTGACCAAATCATTTGGGCAGTTGGTAGAGACCCAATGACGCAACACCTTGGTTTAGAAAATACTGGCGTTAAGTCTGACCAGCACGGTTTTATTCCAACAGATAAATTTCAAGTGACCAATGTGGATAATATTTTTGCACTCGGCGATGCCACAGGCAGAACACCGCTCACACCTGTGGCGATTGCAGCAGGCAGAAGATTATCTGATAGGCTGTATAACAATATGACCGATAGGCATTTAGATTGCAGTAACATTTCCACTGTGGTTTTCTCACACCCACCGATTGGCACTATCGGTCTCACGGAGATTGAAGCCAATAAAGAATTTGATAAAGTCAAAATTTACAAATCAGAATTCACCCCAATGGCAGATGCTTTACTTAACCACAAAACCACCACAGCACTTAAATTAGTCTGTGTGGGTGATGATGAAAAAGTCGTCGGCTGTCATATTATGGGACACGGTGCTGATGAAATGTTGCAAGGATTTGCGGTCGCCATCAAAATGGGGGCGACTAAAAAGCAGTTTGATGATACTGTTGCTATTCATCCGACTAGTGCCGAAGAATTAGTAACTTTAAGATAG
- a CDS encoding ferritin, giving the protein MANEGYEAEENLTQETKDMHKAIVSLMEELEAIDWYNQRIDACRDSELSAILAHNRDEEKEHAVMVLEWIRRKDKAFDKELKDCLFTDKPIAH; this is encoded by the coding sequence ATGGCAAATGAAGGCTACGAAGCAGAAGAAAATTTAACACAAGAAACCAAGGACATGCACAAAGCAATTGTGTCTTTGATGGAGGAATTAGAGGCAATTGATTGGTATAATCAGCGCATTGACGCGTGTCGAGACAGCGAATTATCAGCAATTTTGGCACATAATCGTGATGAAGAAAAAGAACATGCGGTAATGGTGCTAGAGTGGATTAGACGCAAGGATAAGGCTTTTGATAAAGAGCTCAAAGACTGTCTTTTTACTGACAAGCCGATTGCACACTAA
- a CDS encoding catalase-related domain-containing protein, which translates to MLIEENAWIERFDTIDAQDYYQQAGDLFKLMNELQKTQLTTTIAEGLAQASQHSNKCLCNLKKQMLIMQI; encoded by the coding sequence ATGCTCATAGAAGAAAATGCCTGGATAGAGCGTTTTGATACAATAGATGCGCAAGATTATTATCAACAAGCAGGTGATCTATTTAAACTGATGAACGAATTACAAAAAACACAATTAACTACTACGATTGCTGAAGGTTTAGCACAAGCCAGCCAACACAGCAACAAATGCTTGTGCAATTTAAAAAAGCAGATGTTGATTATGCAAATATAA
- a CDS encoding LysR family transcriptional regulator yields the protein MTPLLKNLKYLLALKQYLYFSKAAKTCFVSQSTLSAGINKLEQDLNVKLVERTNKSVLFTLLGEKVAKYGEKVIFSMQDLVVIANLSFFESTITISAYLLPNFVARIP from the coding sequence ATGACACCTCTACTTAAGAACTTAAAATACCTATTAGCGCTTAAACAGTACCTGTATTTTTCCAAAGCAGCAAAAACCTGTTTTGTTAGTCAATCAACTTTAAGTGCAGGCATTAATAAATTAGAACAGGATTTAAATGTTAAGTTAGTTGAGAGAACCAATAAGTCTGTTTTATTCACTCTGTTGGGCGAAAAAGTTGCCAAATATGGCGAAAAAGTTATATTTTCAATGCAAGATTTGGTTGTTATTGCTAATTTAAGTTTTTTTGAATCTACCATCACCATTTCAGCCTATTTATTGCCAAACTTTGTCGCTAGAATCCCCTAA
- a CDS encoding winged helix-turn-helix transcriptional regulator, with translation MLTKQLRELESDDLIHRKVYKVVPPKVEYSLTE, from the coding sequence ATGCTTACCAAGCAATTAAGAGAACTTGAAAGTGATGACTTGATTCATCGAAAAGTATATAAAGTTGTACCACCTAAAGTCGAGTATAGCCTTACGGAATAG
- the prfB gene encoding peptide chain release factor 2, with protein sequence MELSPTYQKIQDLKQRTIALSIHISLEEKQACLEEVLLDMENPNIWANPNQAQALGQEKSRLTSICQTFEQVNAILEDAKELLNMAQAENDEDTANGVIDDLDVAQFAIEKLEFERMFSGDLDANSAYLDIQSGSGGTEAQDWAEMLLRMYLRWGEKHNFKVKLIEVSAGEVAGIKSATIHFEGEYAFGWLRTEIGIHRLVRKSPFNANGKRHTSFCSVFVSPEVDADIDIDINPSDLRIDTYRASGAGGQHVNKTESAVRITHLSTNTVVQCQDGRSQHTNKDQAMKQLKSKLYELEMQKRNAEKQSLEETKSDIGWGHQIRSYVLDQSRIKDLRTGVESSNTQDVLDGNLDQFIEASLKAGL encoded by the coding sequence ATGGAACTTTCACCCACTTATCAAAAAATCCAAGATTTAAAGCAACGCACAATTGCTCTATCAATACACATTAGTTTAGAAGAAAAACAAGCCTGCCTAGAAGAGGTTTTATTGGACATGGAGAACCCAAACATCTGGGCAAACCCTAACCAAGCACAAGCCCTAGGGCAAGAAAAATCAAGACTAACATCAATTTGCCAAACCTTTGAGCAGGTGAATGCTATTTTAGAAGATGCGAAAGAGTTGTTAAACATGGCTCAAGCAGAAAATGATGAAGACACAGCAAATGGCGTCATTGATGATTTAGATGTCGCCCAATTTGCCATTGAAAAACTTGAATTTGAACGCATGTTTAGTGGCGATTTAGATGCCAACTCTGCTTATTTAGACATTCAATCTGGCTCAGGCGGCACAGAAGCCCAAGATTGGGCAGAGATGTTGCTGCGTATGTACTTACGCTGGGGTGAAAAACACAATTTTAAAGTTAAACTCATAGAGGTCTCAGCAGGGGAAGTGGCTGGTATCAAATCTGCCACTATTCACTTTGAGGGCGAATACGCATTTGGCTGGCTACGCACAGAAATTGGCATTCATCGCCTAGTTAGAAAATCCCCCTTTAATGCCAATGGTAAACGCCATACTTCATTTTGCTCTGTATTTGTATCCCCTGAAGTAGATGCTGATATTGACATTGATATCAACCCATCGGATTTACGCATTGACACTTATCGTGCTAGTGGTGCAGGCGGCCAACACGTTAATAAGACTGAATCAGCCGTACGCATCACTCACTTGTCCACTAACACCGTTGTACAATGCCAAGATGGTCGCTCACAACACACCAACAAAGACCAAGCCATGAAGCAATTAAAATCTAAACTTTATGAATTAGAAATGCAAAAGCGTAATGCTGAAAAACAAAGTTTAGAAGAGACTAAATCTGACATTGGCTGGGGACATCAGATTCGCTCTTATGTACTAGATCAATCAAGAATTAAAGATTTACGTACTGGTGTTGAATCTTCTAATACACAAGATGTTTTAGACGGTAATTTAGATCAATTTATTGAAGCGAGTTTAAAGGCTGGGTTGTAG
- the rpsO gene encoding 30S ribosomal protein S15 encodes MSIDTQTIIKEYQSKTSDTGSTNVQVALLTARIKHLTEHFKTHKKDHHSRRGLLRLVSQRKKLLTYLRGTNATAYSNLITRLGLRK; translated from the coding sequence ATGTCGATTGATACCCAAACAATTATTAAAGAATATCAAAGCAAAACTAGTGATACTGGTTCAACCAATGTACAAGTTGCCTTATTAACAGCTCGCATCAAACACCTAACTGAGCATTTTAAAACTCATAAAAAAGACCACCATTCAAGAAGAGGACTACTACGTTTAGTTTCTCAGCGCAAGAAATTACTAACCTATCTTAGAGGTACTAATGCAACTGCTTATTCAAACTTGATTACTCGTCTAGGACTTAGAAAATAA